From the Thiomicrospira sp. XS5 genome, one window contains:
- the nrdB gene encoding class Ia ribonucleoside-diphosphate reductase subunit beta: MSCNDKHTYSTFCRSSNNALKEPMFFGQNVNVARYDQQKHPIFEKLIEKQLSFFWRPEEIDLSTDRGEYADLPEHEKHVFISNLKYQTLLDSVQGRSPNVALLPLVSIPELETWIETWSFSETIHSRSYTHIIRNIVSDPALVFDDIVTNDEIVKRAISVTEHYDRLIYLTNRMYAEEIDLEKDDAFRKEVKTALFLTIVSVNVLEAIRFYVSFACSFSFAERSLMEGNAKVIKLIARDEALHLSGTQHIINLMREGKDDPEMMQIAKENEDKVYQIFREAAEQEKEWADYLFKDGSMIGLNAGILKDYVEYITNTRIRAVKLDPIFEQKSNPLPWMNNWLVSDNVQVAPQESEISSYLVGQVDSTVGKDDFNDFAL, encoded by the coding sequence ATGAGCTGTAACGATAAACATACTTATTCTACCTTTTGCCGTTCTTCCAACAATGCGTTGAAAGAACCGATGTTCTTTGGCCAAAACGTCAATGTGGCGCGTTACGACCAGCAAAAGCACCCGATTTTTGAAAAACTGATTGAAAAACAACTGAGCTTTTTCTGGCGACCGGAAGAAATTGATCTCTCGACCGACCGGGGTGAATACGCGGACCTGCCGGAACACGAAAAACATGTTTTCATCAGCAACCTGAAATACCAAACCCTGCTGGATTCGGTTCAAGGCCGTTCGCCGAACGTCGCGCTGCTGCCGTTGGTGTCCATTCCGGAACTGGAAACCTGGATTGAAACCTGGTCTTTCTCGGAAACCATCCACAGCCGCTCTTACACCCACATTATCCGTAACATCGTTTCCGACCCGGCCTTGGTCTTCGACGACATTGTGACCAATGACGAAATCGTCAAACGCGCCATCAGCGTCACCGAACACTACGACCGCTTAATTTACCTGACCAACCGCATGTACGCTGAAGAAATTGACCTGGAAAAAGACGACGCTTTCCGTAAAGAAGTGAAAACCGCCTTGTTCCTGACCATTGTGTCGGTCAACGTACTGGAAGCGATTCGTTTCTACGTCTCCTTCGCTTGCAGTTTCTCCTTCGCCGAACGCTCCTTGATGGAAGGCAACGCCAAAGTCATCAAGCTAATTGCGCGTGACGAGGCCCTACATTTGTCCGGTACCCAGCACATCATCAACTTGATGCGCGAAGGCAAAGACGATCCGGAAATGATGCAGATTGCCAAGGAAAACGAAGACAAGGTGTATCAGATTTTCCGCGAGGCTGCCGAGCAGGAAAAAGAATGGGCCGACTACCTGTTCAAAGACGGTTCCATGATCGGTTTGAATGCCGGCATTTTGAAAGATTACGTCGAGTACATCACCAATACGCGTATCCGCGCCGTGAAACTGGATCCGATTTTCGAACAGAAGAGCAACCCATTACCGTGGATGAACAACTGGCTGGTGTCCGACAACGTTCAAGTCGCGCCGCAAGAATCGGAAATCAGTTCCTACCTGGTCGGCCAGGTGGACTCCACCGTCGGCAAAGACGACTTCAACGATTTCGCGCTGTAA
- a CDS encoding histidine phosphatase family protein: MNETTHTLAFLRHGEYHQKANTPSALQHGALTTLGQQQAARAAEDVHRYALAHGLRLHPEIDTSHSLRAWQTADTLQQALERQTGFQGRVVEQETLHERSVGALANLSVTEIEHALEQDPRVEAPPLNWKSDSHYRLPVHGAESLLSAGERVAGHLSRTFASLAQSETQPTLKVVVGHGASFRHAAFLLGLLPFEDIAQKSMHHARPLYFEYRPRSQDWQHRHGEWKQRARANPSMID; the protein is encoded by the coding sequence ATGAACGAAACAACACACACTCTGGCATTCCTCCGACACGGGGAATACCATCAAAAAGCCAATACGCCCAGCGCGTTACAACACGGTGCTTTGACGACCTTAGGCCAACAGCAGGCCGCTCGCGCCGCCGAAGACGTGCATCGTTACGCCCTGGCGCACGGCTTGAGACTTCACCCGGAAATCGACACCTCGCATTCGTTACGTGCCTGGCAAACAGCCGACACCTTACAGCAAGCACTTGAACGTCAAACCGGTTTTCAGGGGCGTGTCGTCGAGCAGGAAACCCTACACGAACGTTCCGTCGGTGCCCTGGCGAACTTATCCGTCACCGAAATCGAGCATGCTTTGGAACAGGACCCAAGAGTCGAGGCCCCACCGCTCAACTGGAAATCCGACAGCCATTACCGCTTGCCGGTACACGGTGCGGAATCCTTATTGTCGGCCGGCGAACGGGTTGCTGGGCACCTTAGTCGAACGTTCGCGTCATTGGCGCAAAGCGAAACGCAACCGACCTTGAAAGTCGTCGTGGGCCACGGGGCTTCTTTTCGGCATGCCGCCTTTCTGCTCGGCTTATTGCCGTTTGAGGACATCGCGCAAAAATCCATGCACCACGCCCGACCGCTCTACTTTGAATACCGCCCCCGTTCGCAAGACTGGCAACACCGCCATGGCGAATGGAAACAACGCGCCCGCGCCAACCCGTCGATGATTGATTAA
- a CDS encoding metallophosphoesterase yields the protein MYAATATAWQPHPHPQVPFPADNWLAPAKDTYFFCDLHADADAFLRSLKLSYLVTLDSTVESITLTTKGRSGQIIIGGDCFDKGPSNLALFRLIAQLKHAECDLVLLAGNHDIRIYAGLLATDFMDDLRQAHFFVRMGRKTASLFAEIHRHYCQDEKQPGLADSVIRQRLFPSEDWFDFFPAYAQHTMPKSKIDKELKQIRKKQDDFIQACGEQGLSLPDIYQAVAKAKELFLSPDGEFAWFFQSLDLIHLAGSYCFSHAGLDDQFAEKLVAHSADELNQTFREQMNQGRIFEMYYSEFGNVFRTKYRANDWPLTERGSDILRRNHIFAIVNGHRSHREGQQLFLRQGLLNFECDTQLNANCRRKSNLQTPGEAVTIFYADGMVSALSSDFPMTKQFHPKQLQQH from the coding sequence ATGTACGCTGCGACCGCAACCGCCTGGCAACCTCACCCCCATCCACAGGTACCCTTTCCGGCCGACAACTGGCTGGCCCCAGCAAAAGACACTTACTTTTTCTGCGACCTGCACGCCGATGCCGACGCCTTTTTGCGTTCGCTGAAACTGAGTTATCTGGTCACACTCGACAGCACCGTCGAGTCCATCACCCTCACCACCAAAGGCCGAAGCGGGCAAATCATCATCGGCGGTGACTGCTTCGATAAAGGCCCGAGCAACCTGGCTTTGTTCCGTCTGATTGCCCAGCTCAAGCATGCCGAATGCGACCTGGTGCTGCTGGCCGGCAACCACGACATCCGCATCTACGCCGGTTTGCTGGCGACCGACTTCATGGACGACCTGCGCCAAGCCCACTTTTTCGTCCGCATGGGCCGAAAAACCGCCAGCTTGTTTGCCGAAATCCACCGCCATTATTGTCAGGACGAAAAACAGCCAGGCCTGGCCGATTCGGTGATTCGCCAGCGTTTGTTTCCATCCGAAGACTGGTTCGATTTTTTCCCGGCCTATGCACAACACACCATGCCGAAAAGCAAAATCGATAAAGAACTGAAACAGATTCGCAAAAAACAGGACGATTTCATCCAGGCCTGCGGCGAACAGGGTTTAAGCCTGCCGGACATTTACCAGGCCGTTGCCAAAGCCAAGGAACTCTTCCTGTCACCGGATGGCGAGTTCGCCTGGTTTTTCCAATCGCTGGACTTGATTCATCTCGCCGGTAGCTATTGTTTCAGCCACGCCGGTCTGGACGACCAGTTCGCCGAAAAACTGGTCGCGCACAGTGCCGACGAACTCAACCAGACCTTCCGCGAGCAAATGAATCAAGGCCGAATTTTCGAAATGTACTACAGCGAATTCGGCAATGTGTTCCGCACCAAATACCGCGCCAACGACTGGCCTTTGACCGAACGTGGCAGCGACATTTTGCGCCGCAACCACATCTTCGCCATCGTCAACGGACACCGCAGCCACCGCGAAGGCCAACAGTTATTTCTGCGCCAAGGCCTGTTGAATTTCGAGTGCGACACCCAGCTCAACGCCAATTGCCGCCGTAAATCTAACCTACAAACCCCGGGCGAAGCTGTTACAATTTTCTATGCCGACGGCATGGTCTCTGCGCTCAGCAGCGATTTTCCCATGACCAAACAATTCCACCCCAAACAGTTGCAACAGCATTAG
- a CDS encoding amphi-Trp domain-containing protein: MAKKSKYFEHESLQDNDAIISYLKAITQGFKKGAIEFSDEEEEFMLTPQKLANLKIKADKSKKGQTLNIKISWSSDQSSDFEESPLFIDPKKPKK; the protein is encoded by the coding sequence ATGGCTAAGAAAAGTAAATACTTCGAACACGAGTCTCTGCAAGACAACGATGCCATCATCAGCTATTTAAAAGCCATCACGCAGGGGTTCAAAAAAGGCGCCATCGAGTTCAGCGATGAAGAGGAAGAGTTCATGCTGACCCCACAAAAATTGGCGAACCTCAAAATCAAAGCCGATAAATCGAAAAAAGGCCAGACGCTGAACATCAAAATCAGCTGGTCCTCCGATCAAAGCTCCGACTTCGAAGAGTCGCCGCTGTTTATCGACCCGAAAAAACCGAAAAAATAA
- a CDS encoding phosphotransferase family protein produces MQPLTELYDPLRFLIIEVQKQLDSVNLFLETGDLRQAENGLKRVDYIDNYHVNLLNRAATYLGEQTDKDIRITVQSYEHINHGLKSLSRQLQAIIFQAKQSSTALKLLRKKNVFRALNDLQVGLELIEPAIESEGSMLAIDICRLKVHIDKRCDQQLEKYKIRLKKGQQTEALLHASFIIRDVSDMGEALLRIGEGIISANMGQMIQIDRYHSLEATLTALQLNPQEDDLTIRAMGETKSGCTISGVMTAEESEGQMLAVFKEGDKAKLKEEKTGIESWHEKFPGIAPQVYSYHKSGNKAALLFEYLTGETFDKLLLQKNRKTLKAALNRLFETLTQIWEETRADQPYPANFMAQLRKRLKDVYEVHPEFQSPSVSINGVKSPTLEALVDEAETLEAELPCPLGVYIHGDFNLDNIIYDPVDNDINFIDLHRSEYLDFVQDLSVLMVSAYRLSNFDPQVRKLIAQTMQAIYEFGQDYAEHIDDTSYHLRMALGLSRSFLTSTRFVLDKQHAKAMHFRGRYLIEQVIRLTEAERMTYRIPKEIFHD; encoded by the coding sequence ATGCAACCACTCACGGAACTTTACGACCCTTTGCGCTTTTTGATTATCGAAGTGCAAAAACAACTCGATTCCGTCAACCTGTTTTTGGAAACAGGCGACCTGCGACAAGCTGAAAATGGCCTGAAGCGCGTGGATTACATCGACAACTACCACGTCAACCTGCTCAACCGGGCCGCCACTTACCTCGGCGAGCAAACCGATAAAGACATCCGCATCACCGTCCAAAGTTACGAACACATCAATCACGGCTTGAAATCCCTTTCCCGTCAGTTGCAGGCGATTATTTTCCAAGCCAAACAGTCCAGCACCGCGTTGAAGCTGTTGCGCAAAAAAAATGTTTTCCGCGCCCTCAACGATTTGCAGGTCGGTCTGGAACTGATTGAACCGGCCATCGAATCCGAGGGTTCCATGCTCGCCATCGACATTTGCCGTTTAAAAGTTCACATCGACAAACGCTGTGACCAGCAACTCGAAAAATACAAAATCCGGCTTAAAAAAGGTCAACAAACCGAGGCCTTATTGCACGCCAGCTTCATTATCCGCGACGTCAGTGACATGGGCGAAGCGCTGCTGCGCATTGGCGAAGGGATTATCTCCGCCAATATGGGCCAGATGATTCAAATCGACCGCTACCATTCGCTGGAAGCGACTCTGACCGCCCTGCAACTCAACCCGCAGGAAGACGATCTCACCATTCGCGCCATGGGCGAAACCAAATCCGGTTGCACCATTTCCGGCGTCATGACCGCCGAAGAGTCGGAAGGCCAGATGCTCGCCGTCTTCAAGGAAGGCGACAAAGCCAAACTCAAGGAAGAAAAAACCGGCATCGAAAGCTGGCACGAGAAGTTTCCCGGCATCGCCCCACAGGTCTATTCCTATCATAAAAGCGGTAACAAAGCCGCCCTGCTGTTCGAATACCTGACCGGCGAAACCTTCGACAAACTCCTGTTGCAGAAAAACCGTAAAACCCTGAAAGCGGCGCTGAACCGTTTGTTTGAAACCCTGACGCAAATCTGGGAAGAAACCCGTGCCGACCAACCCTACCCGGCCAATTTCATGGCGCAATTGCGCAAGCGATTGAAAGACGTTTACGAAGTTCACCCCGAATTCCAATCCCCATCGGTTAGCATCAACGGCGTAAAAAGCCCGACACTCGAAGCTCTGGTCGATGAGGCCGAAACGCTGGAAGCCGAACTGCCTTGCCCGCTGGGCGTGTACATCCACGGCGATTTCAATCTCGATAACATCATTTACGACCCGGTCGATAACGACATCAACTTCATCGATCTGCACCGTTCCGAGTACCTGGACTTCGTGCAGGACTTGTCGGTCCTGATGGTGTCGGCCTACCGCCTGTCGAATTTCGACCCGCAAGTCCGCAAACTGATCGCTCAAACCATGCAGGCAATTTACGAATTCGGCCAGGATTACGCCGAACACATCGACGACACCAGTTACCACCTACGAATGGCTTTAGGATTAAGCCGTTCTTTTTTGACCTCCACGCGTTTCGTGCTGGATAAACAGCACGCCAAAGCCATGCATTTTCGAGGTCGTTACCTGATTGAACAAGTCATTCGTCTGACGGAAGCAGAACGAATGACCTACCGGATACCGAAAGAGATTTTCCATGATTAA